The following proteins are encoded in a genomic region of Oryza brachyantha chromosome 11, ObraRS2, whole genome shotgun sequence:
- the LOC121055806 gene encoding probable F-box protein At4g22165, protein MASCSISLGDLAKCLQKLWHLLFDVLSKIQALAPSFHEGDQPSMAETVTANPLPELPQDMLVEIFSLLEIPDLVRAGSVCNSWRSAYNETRSLGIYKLSQTPCLLYTSESAGDSAVCLYSLVEKRQYMFTLPDPPVRSRFLIGSSLGWLVTVDASSEMHLVNPITGQQIALPSVATIEHIEPIFNESGAIHKYELSWYSGSRVIRTEPSVFTLGELRDYMYYKAFVFFDTSAKSYLVVLIHCPLSQLSFARVGDDEWTWIPPRTFYDDCIYVDGHLYASTEGEVHVFDLSGPVVTMKTIIGKVPLDSVYNKMYIVQAPWGGLLNVWRTYEDNDDLDDPDARNTGEIKIFSIDATEKKRVEIKNLDGHALFLGLNQSLCLSTKEYRSLKENYTYFADDNDLWLFGFRENRRDIGLFDLKTNSREELVAPQLWSNFPAPVWITPSFAKILPV, encoded by the coding sequence ATGGCGTCCTGCAGTATAAGTTTAGGAGATCTAGCAAAATGCCTACAGAAATTGTGGCACCTACTCTTCGATGTTTTGTCCAAGATCCAAGCGCTTGCTCCCAGTTTTCACGAGGGTGATCAACCATCAATGGCAGAGACCGTGACGGCAAATCCTTTACCAGAGCTGCCTCAGGACATGTTAGTGGAGATATTTTCCCTCCTGGAGATCCCTGACCTCGTGCGCGCAGGATCAGTCTGCAACTCCTGGCGCTCCGCCTACAATGAGACGCGCAGCCTTGGGATCTACAAGCTGTCCCAGACGCCGTGCCTTCTCTACACCTCCGAATCCGCCGGGGACAGCGCCGTGTGCCTCTACAGCCTCGTCGAGAAGAGGCAGTACATGTTCACTCTCCCAGACCCCCCTGTTCGCAGCAGGTTCCTGATCGGGTCCTCCCTTGGCTGGTTGGTCACAGTGGATGCCTCGTCTGAGATGCACCTAGTCAATCCGATCACGGGGCAGCAAATCGCCCTGCCTTCTGTCGCCACGATCGAGCATATCGAGCCCATCTTCAATGAGTCCGGTGCCATCCACAAGTATGAGCTCTCATGGTATAGCGGATCAAGGGTTATTCGTACCGAGCCATCAGTTTTCACCCTTGGCGAGCTACGGGACTATATGTACTACAAGGCCTTCGTGTTTTTTGATACATCCGCAAAAAGTTACCTCGTGGTGCTGATCCACTGCCCATTGTCCCAGCTTTCGTTCGCGAGGGTTGGGGACGATGAGTGGACCTGGATTCCACCACGCACTTTCTACGATGACTGCATCTACGTGGATGGCCATTTGTATGCATCCACAGAGGGGGAGGTACACGTGTTCGATCTCAGTGGCCCCGTGGTCACCATGAAGACGATCATTGGAAAGGTACCACTCGATTCTGTTTATAACAAGATGTACATTGTACAAGCCCCATGGGGTGGTCTTCTGAACGTCTGGAGGACATACGAGGACAATGACGATCTGGATGACCCGGATGCGCGGAATACTGGGGAAATTAAGATATTTAGTATTGATGCCACGGAGAAAAAGCGCGTGGAGATAAAAAACCTGGATGGCCACGCGTTATTTCTAGGCCTTAACCAATCACTCTGTCTCAGCACCAAGGAATACCGAAGTCTTAAGGAgaattatacatattttgcTGATGACAATGATCTCTGGCTATTTGGATTTAGGGAGAACCGTCGTGATATTGGATTGTTTGATTTGAAAACTAATAGCAGAGAGGAACTTGTGGCTCCTCAGCTTTGGTCCAACTTTCCGGCCCCCGTATGGATTACACCTAGTTTTGCAAAGATTCTTCCTGTGTAA